A genomic stretch from Edaphobacter aggregans includes:
- a CDS encoding STAS domain-containing protein, whose protein sequence is MDRQMGSSTRIERGVTIVDVVGQIDLGSSPILRKTLLESLNGTKSVAINLSAVKYIDSSGIASLLEVLKEARNSNKRFVLFGVSGAVLQVLQLTHLTGVFEICETEEQALIA, encoded by the coding sequence ATGGACAGACAGATGGGTTCTTCGACACGGATTGAAAGAGGGGTCACGATCGTTGACGTAGTAGGTCAGATAGACCTCGGAAGTTCGCCAATCCTTCGCAAGACACTTTTGGAATCATTGAATGGAACGAAAAGTGTAGCTATAAACCTGAGCGCAGTAAAGTATATCGATAGCTCCGGGATCGCCTCACTTCTGGAGGTCCTCAAAGAAGCACGTAATTCCAATAAGCGGTTTGTCTTGTTTGGGGTAAGTGGTGCTGTCCTTCAAGTACTACAACTTACGCATCTAACTGGTGTTTTTGAAATATGCGAAACCGAGGAGCAAGCACTTATTGCTTGA
- a CDS encoding MlaE family ABC transporter permease, producing MSLKVTEKFAAVPGIVGLWTMSGFAYIGDLATLAGQSAHVTFVGPFEGQRLRPNRAIHQAMAVGVEAIPIISLITFFVGLIMALQSAYELRRLGAMQLVAGTVAISILRELGPLLTAIVVIGRSGSAFAAEIGTKKVTEEVDALRTMAFDPVAFLVAPKFMAMLVMMPCLTVWADFMGIVGGCVFGVTGADFTIASYFQATREAILARDIYTGLIKSALFALVITAVGCKEGFSTGAGAEEVGRSTTAAVVTSIALVIVVDLVFTSLFYFINPT from the coding sequence ATGTCGTTGAAAGTGACGGAAAAGTTCGCAGCTGTACCAGGAATTGTCGGCCTCTGGACGATGAGCGGCTTTGCTTACATAGGGGATCTAGCTACCCTCGCGGGCCAGTCCGCCCATGTTACCTTTGTGGGCCCTTTCGAGGGTCAGCGTCTACGCCCCAATCGAGCAATCCATCAGGCTATGGCCGTCGGCGTTGAAGCTATACCTATTATCTCGCTGATTACCTTCTTCGTTGGTTTAATCATGGCACTGCAGAGTGCCTATGAACTGCGTCGGTTAGGTGCGATGCAACTGGTGGCGGGCACCGTGGCTATTTCTATTCTACGAGAACTTGGACCGTTACTTACAGCCATCGTCGTCATCGGTCGTTCGGGATCGGCTTTCGCCGCGGAGATCGGCACTAAAAAGGTGACTGAGGAGGTAGATGCTCTCCGAACGATGGCTTTCGATCCTGTGGCCTTCCTTGTCGCACCTAAATTTATGGCAATGCTGGTGATGATGCCGTGTCTTACAGTCTGGGCTGACTTCATGGGCATTGTAGGGGGATGTGTCTTCGGCGTCACTGGCGCCGACTTTACTATCGCCTCCTATTTCCAAGCAACGCGAGAGGCTATCCTCGCGCGCGATATCTACACAGGTCTCATCAAGAGCGCGCTGTTCGCATTGGTCATCACGGCCGTTGGGTGCAAAGAGGGTTTTTCAACGGGAGCCGGAGCTGAGGAGGTCGGACGCTCGACAACGGCGGCAGTCGTAACCTCGATAGCTCTTGTGATTGTTGTCGACCTTGTGTTTACAAGCCTGTTTTATTTTATTAATCCCACCTAA
- the ppk2 gene encoding polyphosphate kinase 2 translates to MDKKRKSQPGKIQNLQAKSTDKPKLQRKEYEEQIAKLHAELVKLQLWAKHTGAKVAVIFEGRDAAGKGGVIKRITERVSPRVFRVVALPAPSERERTQIYFQRYFEHLPAGGEIVIFDRSWYNRLGVERVMGFCTDEEYERFLKVCPAWERDIIEAGVILIKYWFEVSKEEQTRRFCERINDPRKIWKLSGMDLESHRRWYDYSRARDAMFAATDTERSPWYVVNGDDKRRARLNCISHFLSLIPYEEIELEKVSLPLRQKSKGYVEPDYPYRFIPERY, encoded by the coding sequence ATGGACAAAAAGCGAAAGAGTCAGCCCGGCAAGATTCAAAACTTACAGGCAAAATCAACTGACAAGCCAAAGCTCCAGCGCAAAGAATATGAAGAGCAAATCGCCAAGCTTCATGCAGAACTAGTCAAACTGCAATTGTGGGCGAAGCATACGGGAGCGAAAGTTGCAGTTATCTTTGAAGGCAGAGACGCGGCTGGCAAAGGCGGCGTCATCAAACGGATCACTGAACGAGTGAGCCCCCGCGTATTTCGGGTAGTTGCTCTTCCCGCTCCGTCCGAGCGAGAGCGCACACAAATTTATTTTCAGCGATATTTCGAGCATCTCCCAGCAGGAGGCGAGATCGTTATTTTTGACCGAAGTTGGTATAACCGTCTCGGCGTTGAGAGGGTGATGGGGTTTTGCACGGACGAAGAATACGAGAGATTCCTCAAAGTATGTCCGGCCTGGGAGAGAGATATCATCGAAGCCGGTGTAATACTGATCAAATATTGGTTCGAAGTGAGCAAGGAGGAACAGACCCGCAGATTCTGCGAACGCATCAACGATCCTAGGAAAATCTGGAAGCTTAGCGGCATGGATCTGGAATCGCACCGTCGTTGGTACGACTATTCGCGAGCGCGAGATGCGATGTTCGCGGCTACAGACACCGAGAGGTCGCCATGGTACGTCGTTAACGGAGACGACAAACGGCGCGCTCGATTGAACTGCATCTCACATTTCCTTAGCCTAATCCCTTACGAAGAGATCGAACTCGAAAAGGTGAGTCTTCCTCTCAGACAGAAATCGAAAGGGTACGTAGAGCCAGACTATCCATATCGCTTCATCCCGGAAAGGTATTAA
- a CDS encoding ATP-binding protein — protein sequence MDFHLKLIVPSDPRFLSIARAAVSEVSAICGLSEELCRGVTLAVDEGLANIIRHAYRNRYDQEIELNCQTDSNRIVFTLLDWGEPPDLARICGQPLDDVSLTGRGTHLMKAIMDEVYYERVPGGNRVRLVKHLSSDKGRIDNDGSVPH from the coding sequence ATGGACTTTCATTTGAAACTTATTGTGCCAAGCGATCCTCGCTTCTTATCGATTGCCCGCGCCGCGGTGAGCGAGGTAAGTGCGATTTGCGGATTGTCGGAGGAGTTGTGCCGAGGAGTCACTTTGGCCGTTGATGAGGGCTTAGCCAATATTATCCGACATGCCTACAGAAACCGTTATGACCAGGAGATCGAATTGAACTGTCAGACTGATTCTAATCGGATAGTTTTTACGCTTCTTGATTGGGGCGAGCCACCAGATCTGGCCAGGATATGCGGGCAGCCGTTGGATGACGTTTCGCTGACTGGACGCGGAACCCATCTAATGAAGGCGATCATGGATGAGGTGTATTACGAGCGAGTTCCAGGGGGCAATCGAGTAAGGCTAGTTAAGCACCTGTCATCTGATAAGGGGAGAATCGATAATGACGGATCGGTGCCGCATTGA